A genomic stretch from Fodinibius salinus includes:
- a CDS encoding arginine deiminase family protein, whose product MDLSVTSETAQLKSVIVHTPGTEVSLVNPELKDELLFDDIIFEEDARREHLDMLNVFKAAMPEDGTIYEITDLLRECFKQDNARSFFIEKLIGRLSEQNLHTIEDELFALDADELLRFVINGATDSIQNFTLHPTPNLLFTRDLAAVVNDSILLSQPARKARIRESILMETLIQHHPLFADIKKNTIRIDEQESIEGGDVLVASEKVVLIGMSARTSFSGLMTATEGLLEQGVEHVLAVDIPKKRSSMHLDTIFTFSSEHECIAFPPDITQRQNNVVALRSQNGSIITESMPSLKKALTELMNRDFTFINCGGDQRTNQFREQWTDGANVFALAPGVIVGYERNTNTFRELKNHGYQLMDQYEFVEEYSDRNFDPSDKKIAISFRGHELCRGRGGARCMTMPITRT is encoded by the coding sequence ATGGATTTATCCGTCACATCAGAAACGGCTCAGCTTAAAAGTGTCATCGTTCACACTCCGGGCACCGAAGTATCGCTTGTAAACCCAGAATTAAAAGACGAGCTTTTGTTCGATGATATCATTTTTGAAGAAGATGCCCGCCGTGAGCACCTTGATATGCTCAACGTTTTTAAAGCTGCCATGCCCGAAGACGGAACCATTTATGAAATTACTGATCTACTGAGGGAGTGTTTCAAGCAGGATAATGCTCGATCTTTTTTTATTGAAAAGCTGATTGGGCGGCTCAGCGAACAAAATCTTCATACTATTGAAGACGAACTCTTTGCCCTGGATGCAGATGAACTGCTCCGCTTTGTTATTAATGGAGCCACAGATTCGATACAGAACTTTACACTCCATCCCACGCCCAATCTGCTATTTACCCGCGACCTCGCAGCAGTCGTCAATGATAGCATACTACTTTCACAGCCGGCTAGAAAAGCCCGTATTCGTGAATCCATCCTTATGGAAACGCTCATACAGCATCACCCGCTATTTGCTGACATTAAGAAAAACACTATACGCATTGATGAGCAAGAATCTATTGAAGGCGGTGATGTGTTGGTAGCATCCGAAAAAGTTGTACTCATTGGCATGAGTGCCCGCACTTCGTTTAGCGGATTGATGACAGCTACCGAAGGATTACTGGAACAAGGTGTTGAGCACGTGCTGGCTGTGGACATCCCCAAGAAACGTTCATCGATGCACCTGGATACTATTTTCACTTTTTCCAGTGAGCATGAATGTATTGCATTTCCTCCGGATATCACTCAGCGTCAAAACAATGTAGTGGCACTGCGATCACAGAATGGCTCTATTATTACAGAATCGATGCCTTCGCTAAAAAAGGCACTCACCGAACTTATGAATCGTGACTTCACCTTTATCAATTGTGGAGGAGACCAGCGTACCAATCAATTTCGTGAACAATGGACTGACGGTGCAAACGTTTTTGCATTGGCTCCCGGCGTTATTGTTGGATATGAACGGAACACCAATACATTTCGGGAACTAAAAAATCACGGCTACCAGCTAATGGACCAATACGAATTTGTCGAAGAATACAGTGATCGCAACTTTGATCCGTCAGATAAAAAAATTGCCATTAGCTTTCGCGGCCACGAACTCTGCCGCGGGCGGGGCGGCGCGCGCTGTATGACGATGCCCATTACAAGAACTTAA
- a CDS encoding glycosyltransferase produces the protein MADKPLLSVAFVFQNQRDVIEPTLDTLYDISAFSFELFVIDDGSTDGTTDAITSLLDYYQHEHTFFFSHNQPSGRGNALNEVLLECNGSVFWAPETLQDINENLLARQLKKLNQSSYSALVQDTNLPTGHDQWLSFLQNSHWPQDSHFIWNLSTIASGNRFFNPYLQHYHSLELAARLGDSSFMESESWHTTNSFLESPNITVRDREEIIMTLLRQTDYRADSRESVTQVLEQLQEQDSSTGQKSFDNNLLSEAENMKKDGRFNAALELIEEVLQNHPNHQAASQLKIEVLEKKRRFVEASELKHEVSKSEEQKPRKTTEPTDTKKPKVSLIIPTTAYGKPALEHCLLSISEHCDTSPLELIVIDNASLDNTHDYLDELQEKQFLDCTVITHPKNVGFAASVNRGLEKANGKYACVLHNDVEFTDDAIAHLTKLMDNNPQYAVMGPSTNKTLNPDQAERNVDDDAPTLIRTEYLDSFCMMIRTDANLQMDEEFEMAFFEDIDFCFQARSDGHKVGLAPHINVKHHLGTTTFSLDLDTNSEQYWKNIAYFNEKWNIEVFSEEELKSLSTFDQLLALDELVNPLFPEEKIIEQFHRLFTDELKTEILKAEHDDDTICRLVHLFMVMEEREIMRRLEDQLDDVELSAALIFQLVRFYYERNIYSRCLHYLDRLKPQNNSLRADLYRLAINVDNKNLDDAIPKLKYLMDEAPSNPMVYKLAGDIHRFNNNQEEAQSFYKIAEQINPFEFANEKQDTFGFSL, from the coding sequence TATTGATGATGGCTCTACCGATGGAACGACTGATGCCATAACCTCACTGCTAGATTATTATCAGCATGAGCATACTTTCTTCTTTTCTCACAATCAGCCATCAGGACGCGGTAACGCCCTCAACGAAGTGTTACTAGAATGCAACGGCTCGGTATTCTGGGCGCCCGAAACACTTCAGGATATCAATGAAAATCTACTTGCCCGACAGCTAAAAAAACTGAACCAATCTTCATATTCGGCTCTCGTTCAAGACACCAATCTACCGACCGGCCACGACCAATGGTTATCTTTCTTACAAAACAGCCACTGGCCACAGGATAGCCATTTCATTTGGAATTTATCTACGATTGCATCAGGTAATCGCTTTTTCAACCCATATTTGCAGCACTACCACAGCCTCGAACTCGCGGCCCGGCTGGGCGACTCCTCATTTATGGAATCAGAGTCGTGGCATACAACCAATAGTTTCCTCGAATCTCCAAATATAACCGTGCGGGATCGGGAAGAGATTATAATGACTCTACTTAGACAAACTGATTATCGTGCGGACAGTCGGGAATCGGTTACCCAAGTACTTGAACAACTACAAGAGCAGGATTCCTCTACCGGCCAAAAATCATTTGATAACAATTTACTGAGCGAAGCTGAAAACATGAAAAAAGACGGGCGCTTCAATGCTGCACTAGAACTCATTGAAGAAGTTCTACAGAACCATCCCAACCATCAGGCAGCAAGTCAGCTAAAAATTGAAGTACTCGAAAAGAAACGTCGGTTTGTTGAGGCATCCGAACTCAAGCATGAGGTAAGTAAATCGGAAGAACAAAAACCAAGGAAAACAACTGAACCAACTGACACGAAAAAACCAAAGGTCAGTCTTATCATCCCCACAACAGCATACGGAAAACCAGCCCTAGAACACTGTCTACTCTCAATTTCTGAACACTGTGACACCTCCCCCCTAGAGCTTATCGTTATTGACAATGCCAGTCTAGATAATACTCACGACTATTTGGACGAGCTTCAGGAAAAGCAATTTTTGGACTGCACTGTTATTACGCATCCTAAAAATGTCGGTTTTGCAGCCTCGGTCAATCGTGGACTTGAAAAAGCCAATGGCAAGTATGCCTGCGTGCTCCACAATGACGTTGAGTTTACTGACGATGCTATTGCGCACCTAACGAAGCTAATGGATAATAACCCCCAATACGCGGTGATGGGACCTTCTACCAACAAGACGCTGAATCCCGATCAGGCGGAACGAAATGTTGACGATGACGCCCCCACGCTGATCCGTACTGAATATCTTGACAGTTTTTGCATGATGATCCGTACTGATGCCAACCTACAGATGGATGAAGAGTTTGAAATGGCATTTTTTGAAGACATCGATTTTTGTTTTCAGGCCCGGTCAGATGGTCACAAGGTGGGCCTTGCTCCACATATAAATGTTAAGCACCATCTGGGCACCACCACCTTTTCTCTTGATCTGGATACCAACAGTGAACAATATTGGAAAAATATAGCTTACTTTAATGAGAAGTGGAATATTGAAGTCTTTTCAGAAGAAGAATTGAAATCTCTAAGTACTTTCGACCAGCTGCTTGCGCTTGATGAACTGGTAAACCCGCTCTTCCCTGAAGAAAAAATTATAGAACAGTTCCACAGACTTTTTACCGATGAATTAAAAACCGAAATACTAAAGGCGGAACATGATGATGATACGATTTGCCGACTTGTTCACTTGTTTATGGTAATGGAAGAACGCGAAATCATGCGCCGTCTTGAAGATCAGCTTGATGATGTTGAGTTATCTGCTGCACTGATATTTCAACTGGTGCGTTTTTATTATGAACGCAATATCTATTCGCGGTGCTTGCATTACCTGGATCGGCTCAAGCCGCAAAACAACTCGTTGCGGGCCGACCTCTATCGCCTGGCTATTAATGTAGATAACAAAAACCTGGATGATGCCATCCCCAAACTCAAATACCTGATGGATGAAGCCCCCTCAAATCCTATGGTCTACAAACTAGCCGGCGATATTCATCGTTTTAATAACAACCAAGAAGAAGCACAGTCTTTTTATAAGATAGCTGAACAAATCAATCCCTTTGAATTTGCAAATGAGAAACAAGATACCTTTGGGTTCTCGTTGTAG
- a CDS encoding transglutaminase-like domain-containing protein, translating to MSSSSEIESLVYLLEDPDPYVQDKVRSRLFELGEQAVPLLDQQKNNTQDEGERELISEIIRWITYSSVENDFMDVVSGGLNNLKELEDAIFILSRFNNPTLRASEYKKKLDRFAETIGDEVRYALDDSQKMHVVLDYVFAELDFSGSTKDYYNPENSYLNCVIDRRQGLPITLSLIVLFIGRRLQLPFHGINMPIHFMLTYQGEMEEVLIDPFDHGKLVDYSQCYYFLKQNGIDPKSKHFSVASEITILARCIRNLINSYEKLDQLDTAENLKNLLSTVETIAAQH from the coding sequence ATGTCATCATCGTCTGAAATAGAATCGCTGGTTTATTTGCTTGAGGACCCGGATCCTTATGTGCAGGATAAGGTAAGATCGCGGCTTTTTGAGCTGGGTGAACAGGCAGTGCCGCTGCTTGACCAGCAGAAAAATAATACTCAGGATGAGGGTGAGCGTGAGCTGATCAGCGAAATAATCCGGTGGATTACCTACAGCAGCGTTGAGAATGACTTTATGGATGTGGTAAGTGGCGGACTTAATAATTTAAAAGAGCTTGAAGATGCTATTTTTATTCTGTCACGATTTAACAATCCTACCTTGCGTGCCAGTGAATATAAGAAAAAGCTAGACCGGTTTGCCGAAACTATTGGTGATGAAGTGCGCTATGCTCTTGATGACAGTCAGAAAATGCATGTTGTGCTCGATTATGTTTTTGCCGAACTGGACTTTAGTGGAAGCACCAAGGATTATTACAACCCTGAAAATTCATACTTGAATTGCGTGATTGATCGGCGGCAAGGATTACCCATTACACTATCACTTATTGTGTTGTTTATTGGTCGCCGGCTACAGCTTCCTTTTCATGGTATAAATATGCCCATCCACTTTATGTTAACTTACCAAGGGGAAATGGAAGAGGTACTTATTGATCCTTTTGATCACGGTAAGTTGGTAGATTATAGCCAGTGCTATTATTTCTTAAAGCAGAATGGTATTGATCCTAAAAGCAAGCACTTTTCGGTTGCTTCCGAGATAACTATTCTGGCTCGCTGTATCCGGAATCTTATTAACAGCTACGAAAAATTGGACCAGTTGGATACAGCAGAAAACCTGAAAAACTTACTCAGTACGGTAGAAACTATAGCCGCCCAACACTAA
- a CDS encoding site-2 protease family protein produces the protein MDNKPPTETTDFQLDLVNAQSSFSQQVRQELDPKTIAKHLALFLITVLTVSLTGSSFVGFNPAPFPLGLPSLSDFFRGLLFAGLLLGFLGVHEFGHYFAAVYHKIKVTLPYFIPIPLGIGTFGAVIRIKQKINDTYKMFDVGASGPLAGFVVSLVVLIYGFSTLPEPSYIQNFEGHEAVKEYVAENGVYPDNPPQETNGNVLMVGNTILYSALASFYENVPPMWEMYHYPFLFAGWLGLFFTALNLTPIGQLDGGHILYSLIGFKKHKIVARLFFGVLITLAGIEAIPFIHMNLGDFDNSLGILSWIIWAAVLYTLLRKAFKGDLQWIIPTLATSIASSAGFLYLYVGNITTSGSLIWVFWSFFLAYLVGIEHPPALRERKLTPTRRFLGWLCMVIFVLCISPNPLYLI, from the coding sequence TTGGATAACAAACCCCCAACGGAAACAACAGACTTTCAACTCGATCTCGTTAATGCTCAATCTTCCTTTTCTCAACAAGTTAGACAGGAACTGGATCCTAAGACCATTGCTAAACATCTAGCACTTTTCCTGATTACTGTACTCACAGTATCGCTAACTGGCTCCAGCTTTGTCGGATTCAATCCTGCACCATTTCCCTTGGGACTACCATCGCTCTCAGATTTTTTCCGGGGTCTCCTTTTTGCGGGACTACTTTTAGGTTTTTTGGGTGTACACGAATTTGGTCATTATTTTGCAGCCGTATATCATAAAATTAAAGTTACCCTGCCCTATTTTATCCCTATCCCCTTGGGCATTGGAACGTTTGGAGCCGTTATCCGCATCAAACAAAAAATTAATGACACCTATAAAATGTTTGATGTGGGCGCTTCTGGACCACTGGCCGGCTTTGTAGTATCGCTGGTTGTTCTCATCTATGGATTTTCGACGCTGCCGGAACCATCTTATATACAAAACTTTGAAGGCCACGAAGCAGTCAAAGAATACGTCGCAGAAAATGGCGTATATCCTGATAATCCGCCGCAGGAAACCAACGGCAACGTACTAATGGTGGGTAACACCATTCTTTACAGTGCACTGGCCTCATTTTATGAGAACGTACCCCCCATGTGGGAGATGTATCACTATCCCTTTCTGTTTGCGGGATGGCTGGGGCTGTTTTTTACGGCACTGAACCTAACGCCCATAGGTCAGCTCGATGGGGGCCATATACTCTATTCCCTTATCGGATTTAAAAAACACAAGATCGTAGCCCGCCTGTTTTTTGGAGTTTTAATAACGCTGGCGGGTATAGAGGCCATTCCTTTTATCCATATGAATCTCGGCGATTTCGATAATTCCCTCGGCATCTTAAGCTGGATTATCTGGGCAGCCGTACTATATACATTGCTCAGAAAAGCATTCAAAGGCGATCTACAGTGGATTATCCCTACGTTGGCTACAAGTATCGCCAGCTCGGCCGGATTCCTGTATCTATATGTGGGCAACATCACCACCTCAGGTTCACTTATCTGGGTTTTCTGGTCATTTTTTCTTGCCTACCTGGTAGGAATTGAGCATCCCCCGGCACTGCGTGAACGCAAACTGACTCCTACCCGCCGATTCCTGGGATGGCTTTGCATGGTTATTTTTGTGCTCTGTATTAGTCCCAATCCCCTGTATTTAATCTAG